A genomic window from Leptolyngbya sp. BL0902 includes:
- a CDS encoding tetratricopeptide repeat protein, whose translation MLATMTADSRAQAQTEYAYGQAAFEHGQYRQAVEHFEAAVGLAKAATPLGGEIQIWLVNAYNAVGRAQEAEALCETLTRHPDLEVRKQAKNLLYILQAPQLRRPGNWMSQIPDLGTLEEGDSFSGRGLATVAPRSAPKRAAKPEPEPLDPSQINTRDNGFLWLALGFVGLVLGGLLWLS comes from the coding sequence ATGCTTGCTACCATGACCGCCGATTCCCGTGCCCAGGCCCAGACCGAATATGCCTATGGCCAAGCGGCCTTTGAACATGGCCAATATCGACAGGCGGTGGAGCACTTTGAAGCAGCGGTGGGCCTTGCCAAGGCCGCGACTCCCCTCGGAGGAGAAATCCAGATTTGGTTAGTCAACGCCTACAACGCCGTCGGTCGGGCGCAAGAGGCCGAAGCCCTGTGCGAAACCCTCACCCGCCATCCCGACCTGGAGGTACGCAAGCAGGCCAAAAACCTGCTGTACATTCTGCAAGCGCCCCAACTGCGCCGTCCCGGCAACTGGATGAGCCAAATTCCCGACCTGGGCACCCTAGAAGAAGGTGATTCCTTTAGCGGTCGCGGACTGGCCACGGTAGCTCCCCGCAGCGCTCCCAAACGTGCCGCCAAACCAGAGCCGGAACCCCTTGATCCCAGCCAGATCAACACCCGCGACAATGGCTTTTTGTGGTTGGCCCTAGGGTTTGTGGGGCTGGTGCTAGGTGGCCTGCTGTGGCTGAGCTAA